The following proteins are encoded in a genomic region of Gouania willdenowi chromosome 6, fGouWil2.1, whole genome shotgun sequence:
- the LOC114465556 gene encoding E3 ubiquitin-protein ligase TRIM16-like, with product MAQQAELQTETLSCSICLDLLKEPVTVPCGHSYCRTCISSFWDGEKEKNNYSCPQCRKKFTERPDLVKNIMLAELVEEKKKNRRQDDPDDQRFAAAEDVACDVCTERKLKASKSCLVCVASYCEKHLQPHHESAALKRHKLVDPSKKIQEKICSRHDEVMKIFCRTDQQFICIICSIEEHKDHDMVSAAAEKTEKQRELQESRADIYKNIQDREKDVELLKKQEKTINLSADQTVEHSEQMFTELIRLLRQRSSELEKEVRSKQQTEVSAVRALQEKLEQEISELKKRDAELQQLSLTEDHIQFVLSYSSLSALSVSTHSSIIHRGPGSCFEEVTAAVSELREHLHKVLMEDWNKVCQTVERVDDLPSELRTRAGLLKYSQEITLDPNTAQRKLRLSEGNRKVTLMEEDQLHPDHPDRFIGWYQVLSRESLTGRCYWEVEVRGIGVCVSVTYKSISRTGRENECRFGFNNKSWTLFCSPNSYTFYHNNIQSPVSGPQSSRIGVYVDHTAGILSFYSVSETMTLLHRVITTFTEPLHAGVYVYLIGGSAEFCKVR from the coding sequence ATGGCGCAGCAAGCTGAGCTACAGACGGAGACTTTGTCCTGTTCCATTTGTCTGGACCTCCTGAAGGAGCCGGTGACCGTTCCCTGTGGACACAGTTACTGCAGGACGTGTATCAGCAGCTTCTGGGAtggagagaaggagaagaacaACTACAGTTGTCCTCAATGTAGGAAGAAGTTCACAGAGAGGCCTGATCTGGTGAAAAACATCATGTTAGCAGAGTTAGtggaggaaaagaagaagaacagacgTCAAGATGATCCTGATGATCAAAGATTTGCTGCAGCTGAAGACGTGGCCTGTGATGTTTGCACTGAGAGGAAACTGAAAGCCTCCAAGTCCTGTTTGGTCTGTGTGGcctcttattgtgaaaaacaCCTTCAGCCTCATCATGAATCTGCTGCATTAAAGAGACACAAACTGGTGGATCCGTCCAAGAAGATCCAGGAGAAGATCTGCTCTCGTCATGATGAGGTGATGAAGATCTTCTGTCGCACTGATCAGCAGTTTATCTGTATTATCTGCTCCATAGAGGAACATAAAGACCATGACATGGTTTCAGCTGCAGCAGAAAAGACTGAGAAACAGAGAGAGCTGCAGGAGAGTCGAGCTGACATCTACAAGAACATCCAggacagagagaaagatgtGGAGCTGCTTAAAAAGCAGGAGAAGACCATCAACCTCTCTGCTGATCAGACAGTGGAGCACAGTGAGCAGATGTTCACTGAGCTGATCCGTCTCCTCCGCCAAAGAAGCtctgagctggagaaggaggTCCGATCCAAGCAGCAGACTGAAGTGAGTGCAGTCCGAGCGCTTCAGGAGAAGCTGGAGCAGGAGATCAGTGAGCTGAAGAAGAGAGACgctgagctgcagcagctctCCCTCACTGAGGATCACATCCAGTTTGTCCTCAGCTACAGCTCCCTGTCAGCGCTCAGTGTGTCCACACACTCCTCCATCATCCACAGAGGTCCTGGAAGCTGCTTTGAGGAGGTGACAGCAGCTGTGTCAGAGCTCAGAGAACATCTCCACAAAGTCCTGATGGAGGACTGGAACAAAGTCTGTCAGACTGTGGAGAGAGTGGATGATCTACCATCAGAGCTGAGGACCAGAGCTGGATTATTAAAGTATTCACAGGAAATCACTCTGGATCCAAACACAGCTCAGAGAAAACTCAGATTATcagaaggaaacagaaaagtaacattaaTGGAAGAAGATCAGCTTCATCCTGATCATCCAGACAGGTTCATTGGATGGTATCAGGTCCTGAGCAGAGAGAGTCTGACTGGTCgttgttactgggaggtggaggtgAGAGGGATAGGAGTTTGTGTATCAGTCACATATAAAAGTATCAGCAGAACAGGGAGAGAGAATGAATGtagatttggatttaataaCAAATCATGGACGTTATTCTGTTCTCCAAACAGTTACACATTTTATCACAACAACATACAGTCTCCAGTCTCAGGTCCTCAGTCCTCCAGAATAGGAGTGTACGTGGATCACACAGCAGGTATTCTGTCCTTCTACAGCGTCTCTGAAACAATGACTCTCCTCCACAGAGTCATCACCACCTTCACTGAACCTCTACACGCTGGAGTTTATGTTTATCTTATAGGAGGTAGTGCTGAGTTCTGTAAAGTTAGATAG